In Pseudoduganella albidiflava, a single window of DNA contains:
- a CDS encoding inorganic phosphate transporter, with the protein MQTLEISIYALGLLIALALVFDFMNGFHDAANAIATVVSTGVLKPQTAVAMAAFFNFVAIFVVGLHVATTIGKGTIDPHVVDHHVIFGALVGAIVWNVITWYYGIPSSSSHALIGGLVGAAVAKAGTGALIASGLIKTVVFIVVAPLLGFFLGTLIMLIVSWVFVKSTPRRIDTWFRRLQLASAAAYSLGHGGNDAQKTMGIIWMLLIASGHVAADATEPPTWVIVSCYGMISFGTLFGGWRIVKTMGQKITKLKPVGGFCAETGGAITLLMASFWGVPVSTTHTITGAIVGVGSAQRLSAVRWGVAGNIVWAWVFTIPASAFVAAIGWWIGTQIL; encoded by the coding sequence ATGCAGACCTTAGAAATCAGCATCTACGCGCTGGGGCTCCTGATCGCCCTGGCGCTGGTTTTCGACTTCATGAACGGCTTCCACGATGCCGCGAACGCGATCGCCACGGTGGTCTCGACCGGCGTGCTGAAGCCGCAGACCGCCGTGGCCATGGCCGCCTTCTTCAACTTCGTGGCGATCTTCGTCGTCGGCCTGCATGTGGCGACGACGATCGGCAAGGGCACCATCGACCCGCACGTGGTGGACCACCACGTGATCTTCGGCGCGCTGGTCGGCGCCATCGTGTGGAACGTGATCACCTGGTACTACGGCATTCCCTCGTCGTCGTCGCACGCGCTGATCGGCGGCCTGGTCGGCGCCGCGGTCGCCAAGGCGGGTACCGGCGCGCTGATCGCCAGCGGCCTGATCAAGACGGTGGTGTTCATCGTCGTGGCGCCGCTGCTGGGCTTCTTCCTCGGCACGCTGATCATGCTGATCGTGTCGTGGGTGTTCGTGAAGTCCACGCCGCGCCGCATCGACACGTGGTTCCGCCGCCTGCAGCTGGCATCCGCCGCCGCCTACAGCCTGGGCCACGGCGGCAACGATGCGCAGAAGACCATGGGCATCATCTGGATGCTGCTGATCGCCTCCGGCCACGTGGCCGCCGATGCGACCGAGCCGCCTACCTGGGTCATCGTGTCCTGCTACGGCATGATCAGCTTCGGCACGCTGTTCGGCGGCTGGCGCATCGTCAAGACGATGGGCCAGAAGATCACCAAGCTGAAACCGGTGGGCGGCTTCTGCGCCGAAACCGGCGGCGCGATCACCCTGCTGATGGCGTCCTTCTGGGGCGTGCCTGTCTCGACCACGCACACCATCACCGGCGCCATCGTCGGTGTCGGCTCGGCGCAGCGCCTGTCGGCGGTGCGCTGGGGCGTGGCCGGCAATATCGTCTGGGCCTGGGTCTTCACGATCCCCGCGTCCGCCTTCGTGGCCGCCATCGGCTGGTGGATCGGCACGCAGATCCTGTAA
- a CDS encoding bile acid:sodium symporter family protein yields MSSVLATLSRFKPDNFTLVLLVTVGVATLLPCTGQVAVVLGDFTTFIIGLLFFLHGAKLSRQAVIAGITHWRLHLLVLCSTFVLFPILGLAFKPIALRVLTPELYVGLLFLCMLPSTVQSSIALTAMGRGNVPAAVCSASASNFLGIFITPLLVSAFVVQGHAERSTGDAVLAIVLQLLVPFMAGQLLRPVIGHWIDRHKPMLRYVDQGSILLVIYTAFSAAVNEGLWHKLSPEVLVTLGVVCCVLLAIVLALTMYASRKLGFSREDEVTIVFCGSKKSLASGVPMAKVLFATSSVGMVILPIMLFHQIQLMVCSVLAQRFAERTAD; encoded by the coding sequence ATGTCTTCCGTTCTCGCTACCCTCTCCAGATTCAAGCCCGACAATTTCACGCTGGTCCTGCTGGTTACCGTCGGTGTCGCCACGCTGCTGCCCTGCACCGGCCAGGTAGCCGTGGTGCTCGGCGACTTCACCACCTTCATCATCGGCCTGCTGTTCTTCCTGCACGGCGCCAAGCTGTCGCGCCAGGCCGTCATCGCCGGCATCACGCACTGGCGCCTGCACCTGCTGGTGCTGTGCAGCACCTTCGTGCTGTTCCCCATCCTCGGCCTGGCGTTCAAGCCGATCGCCCTGCGGGTGCTGACACCCGAGCTGTATGTCGGCCTGCTGTTCCTGTGCATGCTGCCATCCACCGTGCAGTCGTCGATCGCGCTGACCGCGATGGGCCGCGGCAACGTGCCGGCCGCGGTCTGCAGCGCCTCGGCGTCGAACTTCCTCGGCATCTTCATCACGCCGCTGCTGGTGTCCGCCTTTGTCGTGCAGGGCCACGCCGAACGCTCCACCGGCGACGCGGTGCTGGCCATCGTGCTGCAGCTGCTCGTGCCGTTCATGGCAGGCCAGCTGCTGCGCCCCGTGATCGGCCACTGGATCGATCGCCACAAGCCGATGCTGCGCTATGTCGACCAGGGTTCGATCCTGCTGGTGATCTATACAGCGTTCTCGGCGGCGGTCAACGAAGGGCTGTGGCACAAGCTGTCGCCCGAGGTGCTGGTCACGCTGGGCGTGGTTTGCTGCGTGCTGCTGGCGATCGTGCTGGCGCTGACGATGTATGCCAGCCGCAAGCTGGGCTTTTCCCGCGAGGATGAAGTCACGATCGTGTTCTGCGGTTCGAAGAAGAGCCTGGCCTCCGGCGTACCGATGGCCAAGGTGCTGTTCGCCACGTCGTCGGTGGGCATGGTCATCCTGCCGATCATGCTGTTCCACCAGATCCAGCTGATGGTGTGCTCCGTGCTGGCGCAACGCTTCGCGGAACGGACGGCCGACTGA
- a CDS encoding helix-turn-helix domain-containing protein has product MGNHEHFEARLVARLAALRMERGWPLEELAQRAGISRATLSRLERGETSPTAALLGKLCAAYGLPMSRLIAAVEEGGAQLVRAADQATWTDPASGFTRRMVSPPSQGLRAELIEGRLPAGALIDYEQPPQAGLEQHIWMLDGLLDYTLDGVTYRLQPGDCLRFRLHGATRFSCPGPDGAHYLIAICEP; this is encoded by the coding sequence ATGGGAAATCACGAACATTTCGAAGCGAGGCTGGTCGCCCGGCTGGCCGCCCTGCGCATGGAGCGCGGCTGGCCGCTGGAAGAGCTGGCGCAACGCGCGGGCATCAGCCGCGCCACGCTGTCGCGCCTGGAGCGGGGCGAAACCAGTCCCACGGCCGCGCTGCTGGGCAAGCTGTGCGCGGCCTACGGCTTGCCGATGTCGCGCCTGATCGCCGCCGTCGAGGAGGGCGGGGCGCAACTGGTCAGGGCGGCCGACCAGGCCACCTGGACCGATCCCGCCAGCGGGTTCACGCGGCGCATGGTGTCGCCGCCCTCGCAAGGCCTGCGCGCCGAACTGATCGAGGGGAGGCTGCCGGCCGGCGCCCTGATCGACTACGAGCAGCCGCCCCAGGCGGGCCTGGAACAGCACATCTGGATGCTCGACGGCCTGCTCGACTACACGCTCGACGGCGTCACGTACCGGCTGCAGCCGGGCGACTGCCTGCGCTTCCGCCTCCATGGCGCCACGCGTTTTTCCTGCCCCGGGCCGGACGGGGCCCACTACCTGATCGCCATCTGCGAACCATGA
- a CDS encoding GNAT family N-acetyltransferase, with translation MTTIAELSGDGVRAVADELADVLHDCVAHGASVGFLPPFTLADARRFWLDVASQVDAGARTLFVARDGEGVVRGTVQLALATPANGAHRAEVNKMLVHTRCRRLGLGRRLLQAAEARARALGRTLLVLDTWVGSGAQHLYAGLGYRTAGDIPQFAILSGTTLGATRVMYKLLGPAVELASADPASADALALMRELSGVLRGITGDDGTASFDPAGCTVFAIARDGAGTAVGCGALRPLDGEFSGIAEIKRMYARPGSGAAVGSAVLAFLEAQAAALGYHGLWLETRKVNTRAVRFYEGLGYLRIPNFGRYAGNDAAACFGKRL, from the coding sequence ATGACCACGATTGCTGAACTGTCGGGCGACGGCGTGCGCGCCGTCGCCGATGAACTGGCCGATGTGCTGCATGACTGCGTGGCGCATGGCGCCAGCGTCGGCTTCCTGCCGCCGTTCACGCTGGCCGATGCGCGCCGTTTCTGGCTCGATGTCGCCAGCCAGGTCGATGCCGGCGCGCGCACGCTGTTCGTGGCCCGCGACGGCGAAGGCGTGGTGCGCGGCACCGTGCAACTGGCGCTGGCCACGCCCGCGAACGGCGCCCACCGCGCCGAAGTGAACAAGATGCTGGTGCACACGCGCTGCCGCCGCCTGGGACTGGGCCGGCGCCTGCTGCAGGCGGCCGAGGCGCGCGCACGGGCGCTGGGCCGCACGCTGCTGGTGCTCGACACGTGGGTCGGCAGCGGTGCCCAGCACCTGTATGCCGGCCTGGGTTACCGTACGGCCGGCGACATTCCCCAGTTCGCCATCCTGTCCGGCACCACGCTCGGCGCCACCCGCGTCATGTACAAGCTGCTCGGCCCCGCCGTCGAATTGGCCAGCGCCGATCCCGCCTCGGCCGACGCGCTGGCGCTGATGCGTGAACTGTCCGGCGTCCTGCGCGGCATCACCGGCGACGACGGCACCGCATCGTTCGATCCCGCCGGCTGCACGGTGTTCGCGATCGCCCGCGACGGCGCGGGCACGGCGGTCGGCTGCGGCGCGCTGCGCCCGCTGGATGGCGAGTTCAGCGGGATCGCCGAGATCAAGCGGATGTATGCGCGGCCCGGCAGCGGCGCCGCGGTCGGCTCGGCCGTGCTGGCGTTCCTCGAGGCGCAGGCCGCCGCGCTGGGCTACCACGGCCTGTGGCTGGAAACCCGCAAGGTCAATACGCGCGCGGTGCGCTTCTATGAAGGACTGGGTTACCTGCGCATCCCGAACTTCGGCAGGTATGCCGGCAACGACGCCGCGGCCTGCTTCGGCAAGCGGCTGTAG
- a CDS encoding TonB-dependent receptor, translating into MKNRNVSNAVLAFTAMLTTAQHSAAQEVPPEPAGEGAKINAVVVKGIRRSLINSLDTKREGNGIVDAISAEDIGKFPDQNLAESLQRITGVSIDRSGGEGKQVTVRGFGPDFNTVLVNGRQVASENENRAFNFDTVSADLVNSINVFKTGTATQQSGGIGSTINITTARPLNLGGFKVAGSVKALHDDNSGETTPEYSLLVSDTFANGKFGALLAVSRKKARTRLNQAQTDGWLQNAGILTSELNDGAGFAGNVFSPRNYDTKVTFEERTRTNANLVLQYRPSSSLTLTADALYSDFDIKTDATSYGHWFTAPNVERARTDANGTITDLYQETGLATDFHAKKFDRLTNTRSFGLQADWKISNKLNFVFDAWKSDATREPNNGGGDQLSLIGYKNRARFQSDSATLPWVSEFATPATGLVYENDAQGRPITHSVGNYLDPANARAHVMLRRGWAVDDEVRQYKVDGVWKEGSGEGLVSARFGLQRSQETKALTRWDNEGVGIHCTYCGYADTPVIPAGTLSVFNAGSDFLKGVSGSGRTPTSWLRHDGEKQFAFVEQQSGKNFDAVVRDNSYAVEEKTTSGYLELAFAGTLADRPVRMTAGARLEHTDIKVSGTQGNIERLNVLDATELSAVYGAKSAINVSNSYYSVLPNFSANVELTDTLMVRVAAYRSLTRPRLDDLSPATNIVTTRPGTLTASSGDPALKPFESNNLDLSLEWYYKPASYVSGGFFWKDVSNFIVSSNTTRQFNTSTGVLTDPSTGTDKLKPDPADGPAVFTLTRPSNGPSAVVHGFELAVQHTFDNGLGFIVNGTIVRSDSNLNPGDVNQKFAVTGISDSANVVGFYERGPYQLRLAYNWRDKFLQSLTQQNGDGVTQVAAYGQWDLSGSYEVSKNLSVVFEASNLNEAVVKKYGRYTNQFLLAEDSGRRFALGLIAKF; encoded by the coding sequence ATGAAAAATAGAAACGTTTCCAATGCCGTGTTGGCCTTCACGGCAATGTTGACAACCGCGCAGCACAGCGCGGCGCAGGAGGTGCCGCCCGAACCGGCCGGCGAAGGCGCAAAGATCAATGCCGTGGTGGTGAAGGGGATCCGGCGCAGCCTGATCAATTCGCTCGACACCAAGCGGGAAGGCAACGGCATTGTCGACGCCATTTCGGCGGAAGACATCGGCAAGTTCCCCGACCAGAACCTGGCCGAATCCCTGCAGCGCATCACCGGCGTGTCGATCGACCGTTCGGGCGGCGAGGGCAAGCAGGTCACCGTACGCGGCTTCGGCCCCGACTTCAATACCGTGCTGGTGAACGGTCGCCAGGTCGCCTCCGAGAATGAAAACCGCGCCTTTAATTTCGATACCGTCTCGGCCGACCTGGTCAACAGCATCAATGTCTTCAAGACGGGCACCGCGACCCAGCAGTCGGGCGGCATCGGCTCGACCATCAACATCACCACGGCCCGGCCTTTGAACCTGGGCGGCTTCAAGGTGGCCGGGTCGGTCAAGGCGCTGCACGACGATAACAGCGGCGAGACCACGCCGGAATACTCGCTGCTCGTCAGCGATACCTTCGCCAACGGCAAGTTCGGCGCGCTGCTGGCGGTCTCGCGCAAGAAGGCCAGGACGCGCCTGAACCAGGCGCAAACCGATGGCTGGCTGCAAAACGCCGGCATCCTGACCAGCGAACTCAATGACGGCGCCGGATTCGCGGGCAACGTGTTTTCACCCCGCAACTACGACACCAAGGTGACGTTCGAAGAGCGCACCCGCACCAATGCCAACCTGGTGCTGCAGTACCGGCCGTCGAGCAGCCTGACCCTGACCGCCGACGCGCTGTATTCCGACTTCGACATCAAGACCGATGCCACTTCCTACGGCCACTGGTTTACCGCGCCGAACGTGGAGCGCGCCCGCACCGACGCCAACGGTACCATCACGGACCTGTACCAGGAAACCGGCCTGGCGACGGACTTCCATGCCAAGAAATTCGACCGCCTGACCAACACCAGGTCGTTCGGCCTGCAAGCCGACTGGAAAATCTCGAACAAGCTCAATTTCGTCTTCGACGCCTGGAAATCCGATGCGACCCGCGAGCCCAACAACGGTGGCGGCGACCAGCTTTCGCTGATCGGCTACAAGAACCGCGCGCGCTTCCAGTCCGATTCCGCCACCTTGCCCTGGGTAAGCGAATTCGCCACCCCGGCGACCGGGCTGGTGTACGAAAACGATGCCCAGGGCCGGCCGATCACCCATTCCGTCGGCAATTACCTCGACCCGGCCAACGCCCGCGCGCACGTGATGCTGCGCCGTGGCTGGGCCGTCGACGACGAGGTGCGCCAGTACAAGGTCGATGGCGTCTGGAAGGAGGGCAGCGGCGAAGGGCTGGTCTCGGCCCGCTTCGGCCTCCAGCGCTCGCAGGAAACCAAGGCGCTGACCCGTTGGGACAACGAGGGCGTGGGGATTCACTGCACGTACTGCGGCTATGCCGATACCCCGGTCATTCCGGCCGGCACCCTCAGCGTGTTCAACGCGGGCAGCGACTTCCTGAAGGGCGTCAGCGGCAGCGGCCGCACGCCGACTTCCTGGCTGCGCCACGACGGCGAGAAGCAGTTCGCGTTCGTCGAGCAGCAGAGCGGCAAGAACTTCGACGCCGTGGTGCGCGACAACTCCTATGCGGTCGAGGAGAAAACCACCTCGGGCTACCTGGAACTGGCCTTCGCCGGCACGCTGGCCGACAGGCCCGTGCGGATGACCGCCGGCGCGCGGCTGGAACACACCGATATCAAGGTCTCGGGTACCCAGGGCAATATCGAGCGGCTGAACGTGCTCGATGCCACCGAGCTCAGCGCCGTGTATGGCGCCAAGTCGGCCATCAACGTCAGCAATTCGTACTACTCGGTGTTGCCCAACTTCAGCGCGAATGTCGAGCTGACGGACACGCTGATGGTGCGCGTGGCCGCCTACCGCTCGCTGACGCGGCCGCGCCTCGACGATCTGTCTCCCGCCACCAACATCGTCACGACGCGTCCCGGCACGCTGACCGCCTCCTCGGGCGATCCGGCATTGAAGCCCTTCGAGTCGAATAACCTCGACCTGTCGCTGGAGTGGTACTACAAGCCGGCCAGCTATGTCTCGGGCGGATTCTTCTGGAAAGACGTCAGCAATTTCATCGTTTCCAGCAACACGACGCGGCAATTCAACACCAGTACCGGCGTGCTGACCGACCCCAGCACAGGGACCGACAAGCTCAAGCCCGATCCGGCCGATGGCCCGGCCGTGTTCACCCTGACCCGGCCCAGCAATGGGCCATCCGCGGTGGTACACGGCTTCGAGCTGGCCGTGCAGCACACGTTCGACAACGGCCTGGGCTTCATCGTCAACGGCACCATCGTGCGCAGCGACTCCAACCTGAACCCGGGCGACGTCAACCAGAAGTTCGCGGTGACCGGCATCAGCGATTCGGCCAACGTCGTCGGCTTCTACGAACGGGGCCCGTACCAGCTGCGCCTGGCCTACAACTGGCGCGACAAGTTCCTGCAATCGCTGACCCAGCAAAACGGCGACGGCGTGACCCAGGTGGCGGCCTATGGCCAATGGGACCTGAGCGGCAGCTACGAAGTGTCGAAGAACCTGTCGGTGGTGTTCGAGGCAAGCAACCTGAACGAAGCGGTGGTCAAGAAGTATGGCCGCTACACCAACCAGTTCCTGCTGGCGGAAGATTCCGGCCGCCGTTTCGCGCTCGGCCTGATCGCCAAGTTCTGA
- a CDS encoding tryptophan halogenase family protein: protein MNQHIKHIVIVGGGAAGWITAGRIAARHARDSGITVTLVESPTIGPIGVGEGTWPTMRSTLMKMGISETDFMRECEATFKQGAKFARWVDGTADDFYYHPLMLPQGFGQLDLVPYWQTACAGRSFSDTVCLQEQVCEHGLAPKMITTPEYASVANYAYHLDAGKFVGFLTRHCTTKLGVTHIQGDVTAVNSTPNGDIAAIVTAQQGEIAGDLFIDCTGFNSLLLGKHLGVPFVDRGDVLFIDKAIAAQVPYEREDAPIASHTISTGQAAGWIWDIGLVTRRGIGYVYSSRHTSDEQAEAALRAYIGPAGKSVGTRSIPIRSGHRQLFWKNNCVAVGLAAGFLEPLEASALVLVELSADMLAEQLPATRDTMDIVARRFNETFLYRWDRIIDFLKLHYILSKRTDNAFWTDNRAPETIPDSLKDLMRLWRHRPPGNCDFTSNNEVFPAASYQYVLYGMGFRTDPEFLRPSPGEQRAAQEHLSQNSAAVRKALKMLPAHRELIAKIHAYGLPAV from the coding sequence ATGAACCAGCACATCAAACACATCGTCATCGTCGGCGGCGGCGCGGCCGGCTGGATTACCGCGGGCCGCATCGCTGCCCGGCACGCCCGGGACAGCGGCATCACCGTCACCCTGGTCGAGTCGCCCACCATCGGCCCGATCGGCGTGGGCGAGGGCACCTGGCCCACCATGCGCAGCACGCTGATGAAAATGGGCATTTCGGAAACCGACTTCATGCGCGAATGCGAAGCGACCTTCAAGCAGGGGGCCAAGTTCGCACGCTGGGTCGACGGCACCGCCGACGATTTTTATTACCACCCGCTGATGCTGCCGCAAGGCTTCGGCCAGCTGGACCTGGTGCCTTACTGGCAGACCGCCTGCGCCGGCCGCTCGTTTTCCGACACCGTGTGCCTGCAGGAGCAGGTCTGCGAACACGGGCTGGCGCCGAAGATGATCACCACGCCGGAATACGCGTCGGTGGCCAACTACGCCTACCACCTGGACGCCGGCAAATTCGTCGGGTTCCTGACGCGCCATTGCACCACCAAACTGGGTGTGACGCATATCCAGGGCGACGTCACTGCCGTCAACAGCACGCCCAATGGCGATATCGCGGCCATCGTCACCGCGCAGCAGGGCGAAATCGCGGGCGACCTGTTCATCGACTGCACCGGCTTCAACTCGCTCCTGCTGGGCAAGCACCTGGGCGTGCCCTTCGTCGACCGGGGCGACGTCCTGTTCATCGACAAGGCCATCGCCGCCCAGGTGCCGTACGAGCGCGAGGATGCGCCGATCGCCTCGCACACCATCTCGACCGGCCAGGCCGCCGGCTGGATCTGGGATATCGGCCTGGTGACCCGGCGCGGCATCGGCTACGTGTATTCCAGCCGGCACACGAGCGACGAGCAGGCCGAAGCCGCGCTGCGCGCCTATATCGGGCCGGCGGGAAAATCGGTCGGCACGCGCAGTATCCCGATCCGCTCCGGCCATCGCCAGCTGTTCTGGAAAAACAACTGCGTCGCGGTGGGCCTGGCCGCCGGATTCCTGGAGCCGCTGGAAGCCTCGGCGCTGGTGCTGGTGGAACTGTCGGCCGACATGCTCGCCGAGCAGTTGCCCGCGACCCGCGACACCATGGACATCGTCGCCCGGCGCTTCAACGAGACCTTCCTGTACCGCTGGGACCGGATCATCGATTTCCTGAAGCTGCATTACATCCTCAGCAAGCGTACCGACAATGCGTTCTGGACCGATAACCGGGCGCCGGAAACCATTCCCGACAGCCTGAAGGACCTGATGCGGCTGTGGCGCCATCGCCCGCCCGGCAACTGCGACTTCACCAGCAATAACGAGGTGTTCCCGGCCGCCAGCTATCAGTATGTCCTGTACGGCATGGGCTTCAGGACGGACCCGGAATTCCTGCGGCCGTCGCCAGGCGAGCAGCGCGCGGCGCAGGAGCACCTGTCGCAGAACAGCGCGGCCGTCAGGAAGGCGCTGAAAATGCTGCCGGCCCATCGCGAGCTGATCGCCAAGATCCACGCCTACGGCCTTCCGGCGGTATAG
- a CDS encoding SapC family protein: MAHLISLDNTAHRQVRVDSRRVEAAGAALNMVPVVLTEFLKLVVQYPIAFTKDKDTGRFACVALFGFHDNENLFVDDGRWDAIYVPLQVSRQPFFLGKAADKPGEGDHFVVCIDTGHASIGGDGERIFDADGRETAYLEEAKGRLAELLNGEAPTRQFIDTLLHYKLLVPMQLEITFGNQESTQVQGLYTIDDARLEQLDAEAIASLHAHGFLGPAYTMLASLGHVYAMIDRRNKRLERAA; the protein is encoded by the coding sequence ATGGCACATCTGATTTCACTGGACAACACGGCGCACCGGCAGGTCCGCGTCGACAGCCGCCGGGTGGAAGCGGCCGGCGCGGCGCTGAACATGGTGCCGGTGGTATTGACCGAGTTCCTGAAGCTCGTCGTCCAATACCCGATCGCCTTCACCAAGGACAAGGACACGGGACGCTTCGCCTGCGTCGCCCTGTTCGGCTTCCACGACAACGAGAACCTGTTCGTCGACGATGGACGGTGGGACGCCATCTACGTCCCGCTGCAAGTGTCGCGCCAGCCGTTCTTCCTCGGAAAAGCCGCCGACAAGCCAGGCGAGGGCGACCACTTCGTCGTGTGCATCGACACCGGGCACGCCAGCATCGGCGGCGACGGCGAGCGCATCTTCGACGCCGACGGGCGGGAAACGGCGTACCTGGAGGAAGCCAAGGGGCGGCTGGCCGAACTCCTCAACGGCGAGGCGCCGACACGGCAATTCATCGACACGCTGCTGCACTACAAGCTGCTGGTGCCGATGCAGCTGGAGATCACGTTCGGGAACCAGGAGTCGACCCAGGTGCAGGGCCTGTACACCATCGACGACGCCCGCCTGGAGCAGCTCGACGCGGAAGCGATCGCCAGCCTGCACGCGCATGGCTTCCTCGGCCCGGCCTATACCATGCTGGCGTCGCTCGGCCACGTCTACGCCATGATCGACCGGCGCAACAAGCGTCTCGAGCGCGCGGCGTAG
- a CDS encoding DUF6445 family protein codes for MNDAVFALHPSPAHQVLHVGADREPVLIVDGLLLDPEAIVRWAETGTAFQRQDGDFYPGVRKPLDMAYASAVHARLRELLLSTFGAGGDAAITPLSCVLSLATTPPEALRPIQSVPHFDSVERNRIASVHYLCDERFGGTSFYRHRSTGFDSIDGQRLADYAPRLKREVMEEARRQPGRGLSYIRGDTALFERTASVEAKFNRAIFYRSNLLHSGDIAVDAGLSSDPRSGRLTANTLAVIGAPR; via the coding sequence ATGAATGACGCGGTGTTCGCGCTGCATCCTTCCCCCGCGCACCAGGTGCTCCATGTCGGGGCCGACCGGGAGCCGGTGCTGATCGTCGACGGCCTGCTGCTCGATCCCGAGGCCATCGTGCGCTGGGCGGAAACGGGAACGGCGTTCCAGCGGCAGGACGGCGATTTCTATCCGGGCGTCCGCAAGCCCCTGGACATGGCGTATGCAAGCGCGGTGCATGCCCGGCTGCGCGAGCTCCTGCTGTCCACCTTCGGCGCCGGCGGCGATGCGGCGATCACGCCGCTGTCCTGCGTGCTGTCGCTGGCCACCACGCCGCCGGAAGCACTGCGGCCGATCCAGAGCGTGCCCCATTTCGACAGCGTCGAGCGCAACCGGATCGCCAGCGTGCATTACCTGTGCGATGAACGGTTCGGCGGCACCTCGTTCTACCGCCATCGCAGCACCGGTTTCGACAGCATCGACGGGCAGCGCCTCGCCGATTATGCGCCGCGCCTGAAACGGGAAGTGATGGAGGAAGCAAGGCGGCAGCCGGGACGCGGCTTGAGCTACATCCGCGGCGACACGGCGCTGTTCGAACGCACCGCAAGCGTCGAGGCGAAGTTCAACCGCGCCATCTTCTACCGCAGTAACCTGCTGCATTCCGGCGACATCGCGGTCGACGCCGGGCTGTCGTCCGACCCGCGCAGCGGGCGCCTGACCGCCAACACGCTGGCGGTGATCGGCGCTCCGCGCTGA